A single genomic interval of Streptomyces sp. NBC_00663 harbors:
- a CDS encoding dolichyl-phosphate-mannose--protein mannosyltransferase — protein sequence MAEQPASRPDRPPSTAWEQRLRRFGRLPRPRTPSLRDRLVAPFPRPLTPWSGWAGPLLVAALAGVLRFWRLGSPHTLVFDETYYAKDAWSLLRLGYEGTWPDRKIADPQVLADPQVIPLSDPGVFVAHPPAGKWVIALGEWLFGLDPFGWRFMTAVLGTLSVLMLCRIGRRLFRSTALGCLAGALMAVDGLHYVMSRTALLDLVVMFFALAAFGCLLIDRDRARARLAFALPPPEPDGRTRPDAVIAARAGTGPRPWRLAAGVCLGLASSAKWNGLYFLAFFVVLTLLWDVGARRMAGAHHPYRAVLRKDLGWSLLSLIPVAAVTYLATWTGWFRSSDGYDRHWADGRGGTWSWIPAPLRGLWHYEYGVYQFNVGLDSFHKYESNPWSWLVLGRPVLFHYESPKPGTNGCHTSTDCSQAILALGTPALWWTACAALLYLLYRWALRRDWRAGAILCAVAAGYLPWFLYQDRTIFAFYAVVLVPYLCLAVTMTLAALLGPPGATESRRTRGAIAAGVIVLLIAWNFIYFFPIYTGQTIPYADWHARMWLDTWI from the coding sequence GTGGCGGAACAGCCGGCCTCGCGGCCGGACCGGCCACCGTCGACCGCCTGGGAACAGCGCCTGCGCCGCTTCGGCCGGCTGCCCCGCCCGCGTACGCCGTCCCTGCGCGACCGTCTGGTCGCCCCCTTCCCTCGGCCGCTCACCCCCTGGTCGGGCTGGGCCGGCCCGCTGCTGGTGGCGGCCCTGGCCGGGGTGCTGCGCTTCTGGCGCCTGGGCAGCCCGCACACGCTGGTCTTCGACGAGACGTACTACGCCAAGGACGCCTGGTCGCTGCTGCGCCTCGGGTACGAAGGGACCTGGCCGGACCGCAAGATCGCCGACCCGCAGGTCCTGGCGGACCCGCAGGTGATCCCGCTCTCCGACCCCGGGGTGTTCGTCGCGCATCCGCCCGCGGGCAAGTGGGTGATCGCCCTCGGCGAGTGGCTGTTCGGCCTCGACCCGTTCGGCTGGCGCTTCATGACGGCGGTCCTCGGCACACTGTCGGTGCTGATGCTGTGCCGCATAGGCCGCCGTCTGTTCCGTTCGACGGCCCTGGGCTGTCTGGCGGGCGCGCTGATGGCGGTGGACGGCCTGCACTACGTCATGAGCCGCACCGCGCTGCTCGACCTGGTCGTCATGTTCTTCGCCCTGGCGGCGTTCGGCTGTCTGCTGATCGACCGGGACCGGGCACGCGCCCGGCTCGCCTTTGCCCTACCGCCTCCCGAGCCGGACGGCCGCACCCGCCCGGACGCCGTCATCGCCGCCCGCGCGGGCACCGGCCCGCGCCCCTGGCGTCTGGCGGCGGGCGTCTGCCTGGGCCTGGCGTCCTCGGCCAAGTGGAACGGCCTGTACTTCCTGGCCTTCTTCGTCGTCCTGACCCTGCTCTGGGACGTGGGCGCCCGCCGGATGGCCGGGGCCCACCACCCCTACCGAGCCGTCCTGCGCAAGGACCTCGGCTGGTCGCTGCTGTCCCTGATCCCGGTGGCCGCCGTGACCTACCTGGCCACCTGGACCGGCTGGTTCCGCTCCTCCGACGGCTACGACCGGCACTGGGCGGACGGCCGCGGCGGCACCTGGTCCTGGATCCCGGCCCCGCTGCGCGGCCTGTGGCACTACGAGTACGGGGTCTACCAGTTCAACGTCGGCCTGGACTCCTTCCACAAGTACGAGTCGAACCCGTGGAGTTGGCTGGTCCTGGGCCGCCCGGTGCTGTTCCACTACGAGTCCCCGAAACCCGGCACGAACGGCTGCCACACCTCCACGGACTGCTCCCAGGCGATCCTCGCCCTCGGCACCCCGGCCCTGTGGTGGACGGCCTGCGCCGCGCTCCTGTACCTGCTCTACCGCTGGGCCCTGCGCCGCGACTGGCGGGCCGGCGCGATCCTCTGCGCGGTGGCCGCCGGATACCTCCCCTGGTTCCTCTACCAGGACCGCACGATCTTCGCCTTCTACGCCGTCGTCCTCGTCCCCTACCTGTGCCTGGCCGTCACGATGACACTGGCCGCACTCCTGGGCCCACCGGGCGCCACGGAGAGCCGCCGCACCCGGGGCGCGATCGCCGCCGGCGTGATCGTCCTGCTCATCGCCTGGAACTTCATCTACTTCTTCCCGATCTACACCGGCCAGACGATCCCGTACGCGGACTGGCATGCGCGGATGTGGCTGGACACGTGGATCTGA
- a CDS encoding alpha/beta hydrolase: MYLRRSPRSAAPIAPPRSRRSRTGGAVLALAALLVSACSAGSATGSPSSAAEAALAALPKATPAALTSYYEQKLSWRSCGVPGFQCATMRAPLDYDKPDAGDVRLAVARKKATGSGRALGSLLVNPGGPGGSAVGYLQAYAGIGYPAEVRARYDMVAVDPRGVARSEPVKCLDGRDMDAYTQTDTTPDDTEETDELVDAYKKFAEGCGASSPELLRHVSTAEAARDMDILRAALGDAKLTYVGASYGTFLGATYAGLFPDRAGRLVLDGAMDPSLPARRMNLDQTAGFETAFQSFARDCVQQPDCPLGKRADQVGNRLKAFFGKLDAHPIPTGDADGRKLGEALATTGVIAAMYDEGAWAQLREALTSAMKDDDGAGLLFLSDSYYERDADARYSNLMFANAAVNCLDLPAAFSTPDEVREALPEFEKASPVFGEGLAWASLNCAYWPVKATGEPHRITARGAAPIVVVGTTRDPATPYRWARALSAQLTSSRLLTYEGDGHTAYGRGSTCVDSAIDAYLLHGTPPTRGKRCS; this comes from the coding sequence ATGTACCTCAGGCGCAGTCCTCGCTCCGCAGCCCCGATCGCCCCGCCCCGCAGCCGGCGTTCCCGTACCGGCGGTGCCGTGCTCGCCCTCGCCGCGCTGCTCGTCTCCGCCTGCTCGGCGGGGAGTGCGACGGGCTCTCCGAGCTCGGCCGCGGAGGCGGCGCTGGCCGCGCTGCCGAAGGCCACGCCGGCGGCGCTCACGTCGTACTACGAACAGAAGCTGAGCTGGCGCAGCTGCGGTGTCCCCGGCTTCCAGTGCGCGACGATGAGGGCACCGCTCGACTACGACAAGCCGGACGCCGGTGACGTCCGCCTCGCCGTCGCTCGCAAGAAGGCCACCGGCTCCGGCAGGGCGCTCGGCTCACTGCTGGTGAACCCGGGCGGGCCGGGCGGCTCCGCGGTCGGCTACCTCCAGGCGTACGCCGGGATCGGCTACCCCGCCGAGGTCCGTGCCCGGTACGACATGGTCGCGGTCGACCCGCGCGGCGTCGCCCGCAGCGAGCCCGTGAAGTGTCTCGACGGGCGGGACATGGACGCGTACACGCAGACCGACACGACACCCGACGACACGGAGGAGACCGACGAACTCGTCGACGCTTACAAGAAGTTCGCGGAGGGGTGCGGGGCGAGCTCGCCCGAGCTGCTGCGCCATGTGTCCACCGCCGAGGCGGCCCGGGACATGGACATCCTGCGGGCCGCGCTGGGCGACGCGAAGCTGACGTACGTCGGGGCGTCGTACGGGACGTTCCTCGGGGCGACGTACGCGGGCCTCTTCCCGGACCGGGCCGGCCGGCTGGTCCTGGACGGCGCGATGGACCCGTCCCTGCCCGCCCGGCGGATGAACCTGGACCAGACGGCGGGGTTCGAGACGGCGTTCCAGTCGTTCGCGCGGGACTGTGTGCAGCAGCCGGACTGCCCGCTGGGCAAGCGGGCGGACCAGGTCGGGAACCGGCTGAAGGCCTTCTTCGGCAAGCTCGACGCGCACCCGATCCCCACCGGCGACGCGGACGGCCGCAAGCTGGGCGAGGCGCTCGCCACGACCGGTGTGATCGCGGCGATGTACGACGAGGGCGCCTGGGCGCAGTTGCGCGAGGCGCTGACCTCGGCGATGAAGGACGACGACGGCGCGGGCCTGCTGTTCCTCTCCGACAGCTACTACGAGCGGGACGCCGACGCCCGCTACTCGAACCTGATGTTCGCCAACGCGGCCGTGAACTGCCTCGACCTGCCCGCAGCGTTCTCCACGCCGGACGAGGTGCGCGAGGCGCTGCCCGAGTTCGAGAAGGCGTCCCCGGTCTTCGGTGAGGGCCTGGCCTGGGCCTCGCTGAACTGTGCGTACTGGCCGGTGAAGGCCACGGGTGAGCCGCACCGCATCACCGCGCGCGGCGCCGCCCCGATCGTCGTCGTCGGCACCACCCGCGACCCGGCGACCCCCTACCGCTGGGCCCGTGCCCTGTCCGCCCAGCTGACCTCCTCCCGCCTCCTCACCTACGAGGGCGACGGCCACACCGCCTACGGCCGCGGCAGCACCTGCGTCGACTCCGCCATCGACGCCTACCTGCTCCACGGGACGCCTCCGACGCGGGGAAAGCGCTGCTCGTAA
- a CDS encoding WD40 repeat domain-containing protein has translation MRGDGRISWKLPRIEFSPDGRTIATDTEDNTVALWDTGTHRRIGETPHSHTAQIKALTFSPDGSLLATASRDNTVRLWDVTSRQQIGEPLEGHSADVTGVGFGPAGKTIVSWGRP, from the coding sequence GTGCGCGGAGATGGTCGGATTTCGTGGAAGCTTCCCCGTATCGAATTCAGCCCCGACGGCCGCACCATCGCCACCGACACCGAGGACAACACGGTTGCGCTCTGGGACACCGGCACACATCGCCGTATCGGCGAGACCCCCCACAGTCACACCGCGCAGATCAAGGCACTCACCTTCAGCCCCGACGGCTCCCTGCTCGCCACCGCGAGCCGCGACAACACCGTCCGACTCTGGGACGTCACCAGCCGACAGCAGATCGGCGAGCCCCTCGAAGGCCACAGCGCCGACGTCACCGGCGTGGGATTCGGCCCCGCCGGCAAGACGATCGTGAGCTGGGGCAGGCCGTGA